A region of Micromonospora sp. WMMD882 DNA encodes the following proteins:
- a CDS encoding cold shock domain-containing protein — protein sequence MPTGRVKWYDAAKGYGFVTSDEGGDVFLPKGALPTGVTDLKGGQRVDFSVVDSRRGAQAMGVKLLDAPPSVAELRRRPAEELHGLVEDMIKVLEAKVQPDLRRGRFPDRKAAQKIAQLVHAVARELEV from the coding sequence GTGCCGACGGGTCGAGTGAAGTGGTATGACGCGGCCAAGGGATACGGGTTCGTCACCAGTGACGAGGGTGGCGACGTGTTCCTGCCCAAGGGCGCGCTGCCGACAGGGGTCACCGATCTGAAGGGCGGTCAGCGCGTCGACTTCAGCGTGGTGGACAGCCGCCGGGGCGCGCAGGCGATGGGCGTGAAGCTGCTGGACGCCCCGCCGTCCGTCGCCGAGCTGCGCCGCCGCCCGGCCGAGGAGCTGCACGGCCTGGTCGAGGACATGATCAAGGTGCTGGAGGCGAAGGTCCAGCCGGACCTGCGGCGGGGTCGCTTCCCGGACCGCAAGGCCGCGCAGAAGATCGCTCAACTCGTCCACGCGGTGGCCCGCGAGCTGGAGGTCTGA
- a CDS encoding HAD family hydrolase, whose product MPSPTPAPLTVGFDLDMTLVDSRPGIAATFRALTAETGVHVDAELAVSRLGPPLRTELAHWFPPERMDAAVTAYRRLYPTYAITPTLPMPGAREALDAVRAHGGRVLVVTAKHGRLARLHLDHLGLTADEVAGDLFAEEKAVALKEHGATHYVGDHTADMTAARTAGVPGIAVATGPCPADDLRAAGAELVLDDLTGFPAAIGRWIRLA is encoded by the coding sequence ATGCCCTCACCGACCCCCGCGCCGCTGACCGTCGGCTTCGACCTCGACATGACACTCGTCGACTCCCGCCCCGGGATCGCCGCCACCTTCCGTGCCCTCACCGCCGAGACCGGCGTGCACGTCGACGCGGAGCTGGCCGTGTCCCGGCTCGGCCCGCCGCTGCGTACCGAGCTGGCCCACTGGTTCCCGCCGGAGCGGATGGACGCGGCGGTGACGGCGTACCGGCGGCTCTACCCGACGTACGCGATCACGCCAACCCTGCCGATGCCCGGCGCGCGGGAGGCCCTCGACGCGGTCCGCGCCCACGGCGGGCGGGTGCTGGTGGTCACCGCGAAGCACGGCCGGCTGGCCAGGCTGCACCTGGACCACCTGGGGCTGACCGCCGACGAGGTGGCCGGCGACCTGTTCGCCGAGGAGAAGGCGGTCGCGTTGAAGGAGCACGGCGCGACCCACTACGTGGGCGACCACACCGCGGACATGACGGCCGCCCGCACCGCCGGGGTCCCGGGGATAGCGGTGGCGACCGGCCCCTGCCCGGCCGACGATCTGCGTGCCGCCGGGGCGGAGCTCGTGCTCGATGATCTCACTGGATTCCCGGCGGCGATCGGACGGTGGATCCGGCTAGCCTGA
- a CDS encoding helicase-associated domain-containing protein, protein MTISLADHLRALDDDTLAALLARRPDLVVPVPADLSALAVRAQSRVSVARALDGLDQFTLLILDAARLTRSPDDGGTSTEAVLAMATAGPRPPAPTAVRSALSRLRELFLLYGPEHDLRVVSSVDEVSAYPAGLGRPAAELDPATASLCADPAKLRRTLLAAPPSARAILDRLAAGPPIGTVPPGALRAPAAGVDDVVPADPTNGGPPTGSPVRWLVDHRLLVPVSGAESGGAGTVELPREVGLLLRRETGPLGPLRAEPPAVAAAPREPKLADSAGAGQTMETVRQVEALLEALTAEPAPVLRNGGIGVRELRRLARGVGLDEPATALLLEIAYAAGLLGELDLPGSATTRYGADQQILPTGGYEVWRALSLARRWEQVARAWLTMTRQAGLVGQRDDRDRPISVFSAEAERAGAPAARRAVLTVLADLPPGAAPTPEEVLGLLDWRTPRRSRGREAAHREVLAEAATLGVTGLGAITSYGRLLLADTEAGPVDDPLGVRTDPDEQSTAGRALDALLPEPVDHFLVQADLTVVVPGPPEPTLAAELEVVAEPESAGGASVHRVTPDSVRRALDSGWSADDLHDLFRRRSRTPVPQGLSYLVDDMVRRHGGLRAGAAGAYLRSDDEALLTQVLADRRLESLSLRRLAPTVGVSPYQMGRLLGVLREAGYAPVPEDAAGAMVLARPKARRAPARAAVGGRPVDPLAGPRLTPPRLLGIVEQIRRGEAAARAARRAPTVLRGGVPEGSGPVAVPGHRDALAVLQQAVRDKALVWVGYVDAHGATASRLVRPVSIGAGYLRAEDERTEMLHTFALHRITAAVRDG, encoded by the coding sequence ATGACCATCTCACTCGCGGACCACCTGCGCGCCCTCGACGACGACACGCTCGCCGCGCTGCTCGCCCGGCGGCCGGACCTCGTCGTGCCGGTGCCGGCCGACCTCTCCGCGCTCGCCGTCCGGGCCCAGTCGCGGGTCTCGGTGGCGCGCGCGCTGGACGGGCTGGACCAGTTCACCCTCCTGATCCTCGACGCCGCCCGGTTGACCCGCTCCCCCGACGACGGCGGGACGTCGACGGAGGCGGTGCTGGCCATGGCCACCGCCGGGCCGCGTCCACCGGCCCCGACCGCCGTCCGCTCCGCCCTGTCCCGGCTGCGCGAGCTGTTCCTGCTGTACGGGCCGGAGCACGACCTGCGGGTGGTGTCGAGCGTGGACGAGGTGTCCGCGTACCCGGCGGGGCTGGGCCGACCGGCCGCGGAGCTGGACCCGGCCACGGCCTCGCTCTGCGCGGACCCGGCGAAGCTGCGGCGGACCCTGCTGGCCGCGCCGCCCTCGGCCCGGGCGATCCTGGACCGGCTCGCCGCCGGCCCGCCGATCGGCACGGTGCCGCCGGGGGCGCTGCGGGCGCCCGCCGCCGGGGTGGACGACGTGGTGCCCGCCGACCCGACCAACGGTGGTCCGCCGACCGGTTCGCCGGTGCGCTGGCTGGTCGACCACCGGCTGCTCGTCCCGGTTTCCGGGGCGGAGTCCGGCGGGGCCGGAACGGTGGAGCTGCCCCGCGAGGTGGGGCTGCTGCTGCGCCGGGAGACCGGCCCGCTCGGCCCGCTGCGCGCCGAGCCGCCCGCGGTGGCCGCCGCGCCGCGCGAGCCGAAACTCGCCGACAGCGCCGGCGCCGGCCAGACCATGGAGACGGTACGGCAGGTCGAGGCGCTGCTGGAGGCGTTGACCGCCGAGCCGGCCCCGGTGCTGCGCAACGGCGGGATCGGGGTACGCGAGCTGCGTCGGCTGGCCCGGGGCGTCGGGCTGGACGAGCCGGCCACCGCCCTGCTGCTGGAGATCGCGTACGCGGCGGGGCTGCTCGGCGAGCTGGACCTGCCCGGCTCGGCCACCACCCGGTACGGGGCCGACCAGCAGATCCTGCCCACCGGCGGGTACGAGGTGTGGCGGGCGCTGTCGCTGGCCCGCCGCTGGGAGCAGGTGGCCCGGGCCTGGCTGACCATGACGCGGCAGGCCGGCCTGGTCGGGCAGCGCGACGACCGGGACCGCCCGATCAGCGTCTTCTCCGCCGAGGCGGAACGGGCCGGCGCGCCGGCCGCCCGACGGGCGGTGCTGACCGTGCTGGCCGACCTGCCGCCGGGCGCCGCGCCCACCCCGGAGGAGGTGCTGGGCCTGCTGGACTGGCGTACGCCGCGACGCAGCCGGGGGCGGGAGGCGGCGCACCGGGAGGTGCTGGCCGAGGCGGCCACGCTGGGCGTGACGGGGCTGGGGGCGATCACCTCGTACGGGCGGCTGCTGCTCGCCGACACCGAGGCGGGCCCCGTCGACGACCCGCTGGGCGTGCGGACCGACCCGGACGAGCAGTCCACGGCGGGACGGGCGTTGGACGCGCTGCTGCCCGAGCCGGTGGACCATTTCCTGGTGCAGGCGGACCTGACCGTGGTGGTGCCGGGTCCACCGGAGCCGACGCTCGCCGCCGAGCTGGAGGTGGTGGCCGAGCCCGAGTCGGCCGGTGGGGCCAGTGTGCACCGGGTCACCCCGGACAGCGTCCGGCGGGCGCTGGACTCCGGGTGGTCCGCCGACGACCTGCACGACCTGTTCCGCCGCCGGTCCCGGACCCCGGTGCCGCAGGGTCTGTCGTATCTGGTGGACGACATGGTCCGCCGGCACGGCGGGTTGCGGGCCGGCGCGGCCGGGGCGTACCTGCGCAGCGACGACGAGGCGTTGTTGACGCAGGTGCTCGCCGACCGCCGGTTGGAGTCGCTGTCGTTGCGCCGGCTCGCGCCGACCGTTGGCGTCTCGCCGTACCAGATGGGCCGGCTGTTGGGGGTGTTGCGTGAGGCCGGGTACGCCCCGGTGCCGGAGGACGCGGCCGGCGCGATGGTGCTGGCCCGGCCCAAGGCCCGGCGCGCCCCGGCGCGGGCGGCGGTGGGTGGCCGTCCGGTCGACCCGCTGGCCGGGCCCCGGCTGACCCCGCCCCGGTTGCTGGGCATCGTAGAGCAGATCCGGCGGGGTGAGGCGGCGGCGCGGGCGGCCCGCCGGGCGCCGACGGTGCTGCGCGGCGGCGTGCCGGAGGGGTCCGGCCCGGTGGCGGTGCCGGGTCACCGGGACGCGTTGGCCGTGCTGCAGCAGGCGGTACGGGACAAGGCGCTGGTCTGGGTGGGCTACGTCGACGCGCACGGGGCGACCGCGTCCCGGCTGGTGCGTCCGGTGTCGATCGGGGCGGGCTATCTGCGTGCCGAGGACGAGCGGACGGAGATGCTGCACACCTTCGCCCTGCACCGGATCACCGCCGCCGTCCGCGACGGCTGA
- a CDS encoding L,D-transpeptidase family protein, with the protein MNAVRSTVWVAALAVVTLVGVGACTPEDPQADRAGADRAPAGVAGRASGAGGSAGADQRDQPTATTSPAKPKATAKPKGTAKPKPTATARPKPTPTVRAAAKRTTPKATKTPSKPKTYAGCPTGEYQKAVETYLARLGGFGTVVVDGRQSATDCAAIKKFQQRYDIRPPEGRAGPTTHDVAKRLATTNVKDCGSTAGSGVTFCIDLTRQTTWVTRDGKVVVAPTVTRTGMKGYATPTGTYKINYRNTKEWSDPYEVWLPYWQRFVGGIGYHQTTTYLHDKSIGSHGCVNLLPVDAKRFWDWGKVGYRVKVFGQRPGT; encoded by the coding sequence ATGAACGCTGTTCGGTCCACCGTCTGGGTCGCCGCCCTGGCAGTGGTCACGCTGGTCGGCGTCGGCGCGTGCACGCCCGAGGACCCGCAGGCCGACCGGGCCGGCGCCGACCGGGCCCCGGCCGGCGTGGCGGGGCGGGCATCGGGGGCGGGCGGCTCGGCCGGGGCCGACCAGCGGGACCAGCCGACGGCGACGACGAGCCCGGCGAAGCCGAAAGCCACCGCCAAGCCGAAAGGCACCGCCAAGCCGAAGCCGACCGCCACCGCCAGACCGAAACCGACACCGACGGTCCGGGCCGCGGCGAAGCGGACCACGCCGAAAGCGACAAAGACCCCTAGCAAGCCGAAGACGTACGCCGGCTGCCCGACCGGGGAGTACCAGAAGGCCGTCGAGACGTACCTGGCCCGGCTGGGCGGGTTCGGCACGGTGGTGGTGGACGGCCGGCAGTCCGCCACCGACTGCGCGGCGATCAAGAAGTTCCAGCAGCGGTACGACATCCGCCCGCCCGAGGGCCGGGCCGGGCCGACCACGCACGACGTGGCGAAGCGGCTGGCCACCACGAACGTGAAGGACTGCGGGTCCACCGCCGGCTCCGGGGTGACCTTCTGCATCGACCTGACCCGGCAGACCACCTGGGTGACGCGGGACGGCAAGGTGGTCGTCGCGCCGACGGTGACCCGCACCGGGATGAAGGGCTACGCCACCCCGACCGGCACCTACAAGATCAACTATCGGAACACCAAGGAGTGGTCCGACCCGTACGAGGTGTGGCTGCCGTACTGGCAGCGGTTCGTCGGCGGGATCGGCTACCACCAGACCACCACCTACCTGCACGACAAGTCGATCGGCTCGCACGGCTGCGTCAACCTGCTCCCCGTCGACGCCAAGCGCTTCTGGGACTGGGGCAAGGTCGGCTACCGGGTGAAGGTCTTCGGCCAGCGCCCCGGCACCTGA
- a CDS encoding DNA repair helicase XPB — protein MSGGPLIVQSDKTLLLEIDHPDAQACRMAIAPFAELERSPEHVHTYRLTPLGLWNARAAGHDAEGVVDALIMYSRYPVPHALLVDVADTMDRYGRLQLANDPAHGLVLRALDRMVLIEVAKSKKLAGMLGAKLDDDTIAVHPSERGRLKQALLKLGWPAEDLAGYVDGEAHPIELAESGKDGGKPFTLRSYQREAVEAFWAGGSGVVVLPCGAGKTLVGAAAMAEAKATTLILVTNTVAGRQWKRELIARTSLTEEEIGEYSGERKEIRPVTIATYQVLTARRGGAFTHLDLFGARDWGLVVYDEVHLLPAPIFRFTADLQARRRLGLTATLVREDGREGDVFSLIGPKRYDAPWKDIEQQGWIAPAECTEVRVTLTEAERLSYATAEAEERYRMAATARTKLPVVKALVGRHADDQVLVIGAYIDQLHQLGEYLDAPIVQGSTTNRERERLFDAFRTGEVRTLVISKVGNFSIDLPEAAVAIQVSGTFGSRQEEAQRLGRVLRPKADGRQAHFYTVVSRDTIDTEYAAHRQRFLAEQGYAYTIVDADDVLGPPLPTVD, from the coding sequence GTGAGCGGTGGACCGCTGATCGTGCAGTCGGACAAGACCCTGCTGCTGGAGATCGACCACCCGGACGCGCAGGCCTGCCGGATGGCCATCGCGCCCTTCGCCGAGCTGGAGCGCTCCCCGGAGCACGTGCACACGTACCGGCTGACCCCGCTCGGGTTGTGGAACGCCCGCGCCGCCGGCCACGACGCCGAGGGCGTGGTGGACGCGCTGATCATGTACTCCCGCTACCCGGTGCCGCACGCGCTGCTCGTCGACGTGGCCGACACCATGGACCGGTACGGCCGGCTCCAGCTCGCCAACGACCCGGCGCACGGCCTGGTGCTGCGCGCCCTGGACCGGATGGTCCTGATCGAGGTGGCGAAGAGCAAGAAGCTCGCCGGCATGCTCGGCGCGAAACTCGACGACGACACCATCGCGGTGCACCCGTCCGAGCGGGGCCGGCTCAAGCAGGCGCTGCTCAAGCTCGGCTGGCCGGCGGAGGACCTGGCCGGGTACGTCGACGGCGAGGCGCACCCGATCGAGCTGGCCGAATCCGGCAAGGACGGCGGGAAGCCGTTCACGCTGCGGTCTTACCAGCGGGAGGCGGTGGAGGCGTTCTGGGCCGGCGGGTCCGGCGTGGTGGTGCTGCCCTGCGGCGCGGGCAAGACCCTGGTCGGCGCGGCGGCGATGGCCGAGGCGAAGGCGACCACGCTGATCCTGGTCACCAACACCGTCGCCGGCCGGCAGTGGAAACGCGAGCTGATCGCCCGCACCTCGCTGACCGAGGAGGAGATCGGCGAGTACTCGGGCGAGCGCAAGGAGATCCGCCCGGTCACCATCGCCACGTACCAGGTGCTCACCGCGCGGCGCGGCGGCGCGTTCACCCACCTGGACCTGTTCGGCGCGCGGGACTGGGGCCTGGTCGTCTACGACGAGGTGCACCTGCTGCCCGCGCCGATCTTCCGGTTCACCGCGGACCTCCAGGCCCGTCGCCGGCTCGGCCTGACCGCGACCCTGGTCCGCGAGGACGGCCGGGAGGGTGACGTGTTCAGCCTGATCGGTCCCAAGCGGTACGACGCGCCGTGGAAGGACATCGAGCAGCAGGGCTGGATCGCCCCGGCCGAGTGCACCGAGGTACGGGTGACGCTGACCGAGGCCGAGCGGCTGTCGTACGCGACGGCGGAGGCCGAGGAACGCTACCGGATGGCGGCGACCGCCCGCACCAAGCTGCCCGTGGTGAAGGCACTGGTCGGGCGGCACGCCGACGACCAGGTGCTGGTGATCGGCGCGTACATCGACCAGTTGCACCAGCTCGGGGAATACCTCGACGCCCCGATCGTGCAGGGGTCCACCACCAACAGGGAACGCGAACGCCTCTTCGACGCGTTCCGCACCGGGGAGGTCCGCACCCTGGTCATCTCGAAGGTCGGCAACTTCTCCATCGACCTGCCCGAGGCGGCGGTGGCGATCCAGGTGTCCGGCACGTTCGGCTCCCGCCAGGAGGAGGCGCAGCGCCTCGGCCGGGTGCTCCGCCCGAAGGCCGACGGCCGGCAGGCGCACTTCTACACCGTGGTCTCCCGGGACACCATCGACACCGAGTACGCCGCCCACCGCCAGCGTTTCCTCGCCGAGCAGGGGTACGCGTACACGATCGTCGACGCCGACGACGTCCTCGGCCCGCCCCTGCCCACCGTCGACTGA
- a CDS encoding multicopper oxidase: MTTRRRLLLGGAAAFAAGSVTGAATGSAAHPATTDPDPAAGGSRRRREGSGLDPTGIPRYVTPLAVPPVMPPTASGPALDRYLIGVRQFRQRILPPGFPATTVWGYGALNQPATFGFPAATIEARVGRPVRVTWVNDLVDGYGRYRPHLLAVDPTLHWANPPGGVTGRDSRPTFSSTPGPYRGPVPIVTHLHGGHTRQESDGYPEAWYLPVARNIPAGYARVGTFHDRFRAGFAARYGVRWPAGTAVFQYDNDQRPTTEWYHDHVLGLTRLNVYAGLAGFYLLRGGVDLPPGVLPGPAPTLGEPPGTRHHEIPLAIQDRSFDRDGSLFYPTNRSFFDDAGPYLPDGPFPPIWNPEFFGDTMLVNGRTWPSLTVEPRRYRFRLLNGCNSRFLLLAVAADPLAARPVRAALPFWQIGNDGGFLTRPVRLDRVLLGPAERADVIVDFTGLPEGTRLYLVNEGPDGPFTGGDQAPAEPTTTGQVLRFVVGARRGPDRSVPPERLTLPAVAPLGPASVVRRLALGEETSGDQPVELLLGTVDAAGNPTLLPWHAPVTERPTLGATEIWEFHNPTEDAHPVHLHQSTFEVLGRGVDGARPPGPGELGRKDTVLAYPGDVTRLRVRFDLPGRYVWHCHILEHEDNEMMRPFQVG, from the coding sequence ATGACGACGCGTCGCAGGCTCCTGCTCGGCGGGGCCGCCGCCTTCGCGGCCGGTTCGGTCACCGGAGCCGCCACCGGCTCCGCGGCCCACCCCGCCACCACCGACCCCGACCCGGCCGCCGGGGGCAGCCGGCGACGGCGGGAAGGGTCGGGGCTCGACCCGACGGGCATCCCCCGGTACGTCACGCCGCTGGCGGTGCCGCCGGTGATGCCGCCGACGGCCAGCGGGCCGGCACTCGACCGTTACCTGATCGGGGTACGCCAGTTCCGGCAGCGGATCCTGCCGCCCGGCTTCCCGGCCACCACGGTCTGGGGGTACGGCGCGCTGAACCAGCCTGCCACGTTCGGCTTCCCCGCCGCGACCATCGAGGCGCGGGTCGGTCGGCCGGTGCGGGTGACCTGGGTCAACGACCTGGTCGACGGGTACGGGCGTTACCGTCCGCACCTGCTGGCCGTCGACCCGACGCTGCACTGGGCGAACCCGCCCGGCGGCGTGACCGGGCGGGACTCCCGGCCCACGTTCAGCTCGACGCCCGGACCGTACCGGGGGCCGGTGCCGATCGTCACGCACCTGCACGGCGGCCACACCCGGCAGGAGAGCGACGGCTACCCGGAAGCCTGGTACCTGCCGGTCGCGCGGAACATTCCCGCCGGGTACGCCCGGGTCGGCACCTTCCACGACCGGTTCCGGGCCGGGTTCGCCGCCCGGTACGGGGTGCGCTGGCCGGCCGGCACGGCGGTCTTCCAGTACGACAACGACCAGCGCCCGACCACCGAGTGGTACCACGACCACGTGCTCGGCCTCACCCGGCTGAACGTGTACGCCGGGCTGGCCGGCTTCTACCTGCTGCGCGGCGGCGTCGACCTGCCGCCGGGGGTGCTGCCCGGCCCCGCGCCGACGTTGGGCGAGCCGCCGGGCACCCGGCACCACGAGATCCCGCTCGCCATTCAGGACCGCTCCTTCGACCGGGACGGCTCACTGTTCTACCCGACCAACCGGTCCTTCTTCGACGACGCCGGCCCGTACCTGCCGGACGGGCCGTTCCCGCCGATCTGGAATCCGGAGTTCTTCGGCGACACCATGCTGGTCAACGGCCGCACCTGGCCGAGCCTGACGGTCGAGCCACGGCGTTACCGGTTCCGGCTGCTCAACGGGTGCAACTCACGGTTCCTGCTGCTCGCCGTCGCGGCCGACCCGCTCGCGGCCCGCCCGGTGCGCGCGGCCCTGCCGTTCTGGCAGATCGGCAACGACGGTGGCTTCCTGACCCGGCCGGTACGCCTGGACCGGGTGCTGCTCGGCCCCGCCGAACGGGCCGACGTGATCGTGGACTTCACCGGCCTGCCCGAAGGCACCCGGTTGTACCTGGTCAACGAGGGACCGGACGGGCCGTTCACCGGCGGCGACCAGGCGCCCGCCGAGCCGACCACCACCGGTCAGGTGCTGCGGTTCGTGGTGGGCGCCCGACGTGGACCGGACCGCAGCGTCCCGCCGGAGCGCCTGACCCTGCCGGCGGTCGCGCCGCTCGGCCCGGCCAGCGTGGTCCGCCGGCTCGCCCTCGGCGAGGAGACGAGCGGGGACCAGCCGGTCGAGCTGCTGCTCGGCACGGTCGACGCGGCCGGGAACCCGACCCTGCTGCCGTGGCACGCGCCGGTCACCGAACGGCCGACCCTCGGCGCGACGGAGATCTGGGAATTCCACAACCCGACCGAGGACGCGCATCCGGTGCACCTGCACCAGTCGACGTTCGAGGTGTTGGGGCGGGGCGTGGACGGCGCCCGCCCGCCAGGGCCCGGGGAGCTCGGCCGTAAGGACACGGTGCTCGCGTACCCGGGGGACGTGACCCGGTTGCGGGTCCGTTTCGACCTGCCCGGCCGGTACGTGTGGCACTGCCACATTCTGGAACACGAGGACAACGAGATGATGCGTCCGTTCCAGGTGGGCTGA